One region of Lebetimonas natsushimae genomic DNA includes:
- a CDS encoding winged helix-turn-helix domain-containing protein — protein sequence MVKELIEKYKNDENKLTCAKAYVVAKKAGVEPIVVGKTADEMGVRITDCGLGQFGKLDFTDNYEKEIVDELEKLSDDKKRVFCKDARKLAEKYNLKKVRSAIKDNGFEVIYCELGVFKEKKRPRAYIKTKIWIENQKGDLLFGKGKTEILELIEKEGSIAKAAEKMGLNYKKAWSHIKTLQKNLDDELVIVEKGVKGGTYLTPKAKEYIAIFKELENEIQEFANKRFKELFLKKLKGPKKHQKNS from the coding sequence ATGGTAAAAGAATTAATAGAAAAGTATAAAAATGATGAAAATAAATTAACCTGTGCTAAAGCTTATGTGGTGGCTAAAAAAGCCGGTGTTGAGCCTATTGTCGTGGGTAAAACGGCTGATGAAATGGGGGTTAGAATAACCGACTGCGGACTTGGTCAGTTTGGAAAACTTGATTTTACAGACAATTATGAAAAAGAGATTGTTGATGAACTTGAAAAATTAAGTGATGATAAAAAAAGGGTTTTTTGCAAAGATGCAAGAAAATTAGCCGAAAAATACAATCTTAAAAAAGTAAGAAGTGCGATAAAAGATAATGGTTTTGAGGTGATTTACTGCGAGCTTGGTGTGTTTAAAGAAAAAAAACGTCCTCGTGCTTATATTAAAACTAAAATTTGGATAGAAAATCAAAAGGGTGATTTATTATTTGGAAAAGGTAAAACGGAAATATTGGAACTGATTGAAAAAGAAGGTTCCATTGCAAAAGCTGCTGAAAAAATGGGACTTAATTATAAAAAAGCATGGTCACATATAAAAACGCTTCAAAAAAATCTCGATGACGAATTAGTAATTGTGGAAAAAGGTGTAAAAGGCGGCACCTACTTAACTCCTAAAGCAAAAGAATATATTGCAATTTTTAAAGAATTGGAAAATGAAATTCAGGAGTTTGCAAACAAAAGATTTAAAGAGTTGTTTTTAAAAAAATTAAAAGGTCCTAAGAAGCATCAAAAAAATAGTTAA
- a CDS encoding acyl-CoA dehydratase activase produces the protein MYYGVDIGSTYTKIVGIDENKNIIDIKVLDTVINPDEQVKEYLKDKPIETLVATGYGRYMIQEAFDVPVISEIKAHAKGAYFFFPDVRTVIDLGGQDSKVIKVTEGGNFDNFKMNDKCAAGTGKFIEMAAAKLQIPLDEFGDFCKKANKVIQISSMCAVFAESEVISLIAKKEKPENIGYGIIDSIANRLAGMAKSIRPEDKVVFTGGGAKNSLLKELLSKKLKKEIYTPEYPQMMGAFGAALSGYEMLKGGINE, from the coding sequence ATGTATTACGGAGTTGACATAGGCTCAACCTATACAAAAATTGTGGGAATTGATGAAAACAAAAATATTATAGACATTAAAGTATTAGATACAGTTATAAATCCTGACGAACAGGTAAAAGAGTATTTAAAAGATAAACCAATTGAAACTCTTGTCGCCACTGGGTATGGAAGATACATGATACAAGAAGCATTTGACGTGCCGGTTATAAGTGAAATCAAAGCCCATGCGAAAGGGGCTTATTTTTTCTTTCCAGATGTTAGGACAGTTATTGATTTAGGAGGACAAGACAGCAAGGTAATAAAAGTAACTGAAGGCGGAAATTTTGACAACTTTAAAATGAACGATAAATGCGCAGCCGGGACAGGAAAATTTATAGAAATGGCAGCTGCAAAACTACAGATTCCGCTTGATGAATTTGGAGATTTTTGTAAAAAAGCCAACAAAGTTATACAAATATCTTCAATGTGTGCGGTATTTGCCGAATCTGAGGTAATTTCTCTTATAGCAAAAAAAGAAAAGCCTGAAAATATAGGATACGGAATTATTGATTCAATTGCCAATAGACTTGCGGGAATGGCTAAAAGCATAAGACCGGAAGATAAAGTGGTATTCACAGGAGGAGGCGCTAAAAATTCACTTTTAAAAGAATTGCTTTCAAAAAAACTAAAAAAAGAAATATACACTCCCGAATATCCTCAGATGATGGGGGCATTCGGAGCGGCTTTAAGCGGATATGAAATGTTAAAAGGAGGAATAAATGAATAA
- a CDS encoding sensor histidine kinase encodes MINRFIKTNFIKKTKLIIFITATLLLSIIFASQYTIFSFKHDIDTLFQKRLVTSILLSHIKDLYKTNIYETVLQYKRKEINYDEAKNVIKLANILIQKKWNEYLNIESIKKETFEYLIFKNIEQLKKEIDNELNKFLTTKRIDINKLYNEINLINIYLSDLININLKKAIIQKNNTDRKFSFAIKASIISIIIVFIITITLLILIIEKFKNINLLLERKVEEKTKELQEINKTLEKRIEKKLKEIRKKDKIMFQQSKLAAMGEMLQNIAHQWRQPLANLSMIIESFQIKNELGKLDSKYIETKTKEALMIAENMSKTIEDFRNFFKPDKIKKRFSIKQCLEKTKKLLSFILQKNNIDLKIDIKKDIQILGYPNELSHVCINIITNAIDALLNSKTKEKKILITIKETKKDIIISVIDNAGGIDESIIDKIFDPYFTTKTKQQGTGIGLYMANQIISHMRGKIKAKNIIHKMGTDKFYKCAMFEIILPKDNNEEL; translated from the coding sequence ATGATTAACAGATTTATAAAAACAAATTTTATAAAAAAAACAAAATTAATTATCTTTATAACAGCGACACTTCTTTTAAGCATTATTTTTGCTTCCCAATATACTATATTTTCATTTAAACATGATATCGATACACTTTTTCAAAAAAGACTTGTTACTTCAATCTTACTCTCCCACATAAAAGATTTATATAAAACAAATATCTATGAAACTGTATTACAATACAAAAGAAAAGAAATTAATTATGATGAAGCTAAAAATGTTATAAAACTTGCAAATATTTTAATCCAGAAAAAATGGAACGAATATTTAAATATTGAATCTATAAAAAAAGAAACGTTTGAGTATCTGATATTCAAAAACATAGAACAATTAAAAAAAGAAATAGACAACGAATTAAATAAATTTTTAACAACAAAACGTATTGACATAAACAAACTTTATAATGAAATAAATTTAATAAATATCTATTTATCTGATTTAATTAATATAAATCTTAAAAAAGCCATCATACAAAAAAACAATACCGACAGAAAATTTTCTTTTGCAATAAAAGCATCAATTATAAGCATCATAATTGTATTTATTATAACCATTACCCTTTTAATTTTGATAATTGAAAAATTTAAAAATATAAATTTACTGCTTGAAAGAAAAGTAGAAGAGAAAACTAAAGAACTGCAGGAAATCAATAAAACACTTGAGAAAAGAATAGAAAAAAAACTTAAAGAAATCAGAAAAAAAGACAAAATTATGTTTCAACAAAGCAAACTTGCAGCAATGGGTGAAATGCTCCAAAACATCGCACACCAGTGGAGACAGCCTCTTGCAAATTTATCTATGATTATCGAATCTTTTCAGATAAAAAACGAACTTGGAAAACTTGATAGTAAATATATTGAAACAAAAACAAAAGAAGCTTTAATGATTGCGGAAAATATGTCAAAAACTATAGAGGATTTCAGAAACTTTTTTAAACCTGACAAAATAAAAAAAAGATTTTCTATCAAACAATGCTTAGAAAAAACAAAAAAACTGCTTTCTTTTATTTTACAAAAAAACAATATTGATTTAAAAATAGATATTAAAAAAGATATTCAAATTTTAGGTTATCCCAATGAACTATCTCACGTATGTATTAACATAATAACAAATGCCATTGATGCACTTTTGAATTCAAAAACAAAAGAAAAAAAAATATTAATAACAATAAAAGAAACAAAAAAAGATATAATTATCAGTGTAATAGATAATGCAGGTGGTATAGATGAATCCATAATAGATAAAATATTCGACCCCTATTTCACAACAAAAACAAAACAGCAGGGCACTGGAATTGGATTGTATATGGCAAATCAGATTATTTCACATATGAGAGGTAAAATAAAAGCTAAAAACATTATTCATAAAATGGGTACAGATAAATTTTACAAATGCGCTATGTTTGAAATAATACTTCCAAAGGACAATAATGAAGAATTATGA
- a CDS encoding response regulator, whose translation MKNYDILKNFNILYIEDDKNLLENLGEILQDFVKKIFLASNTQEAYKILKENHIDLIISDILIEDKNGIEFISFLKKQGYNIPFILTTAYTETDYLLEAIKQKASNYLVKPVKIKELLDSMYEVLLPKYQKKELENSTILFKIASLMCESKQLEVIKVIVNALDEDYTFSLSYPEIMKRIDISKPTLIKIFKELQDKNIITKLPKRRYKLNMHAINHLF comes from the coding sequence ATGAAGAATTATGATATTTTAAAAAATTTTAACATTTTATATATAGAAGATGATAAAAATTTACTTGAAAATTTAGGAGAAATCCTCCAGGATTTTGTAAAAAAAATATTTTTAGCCAGCAATACACAAGAAGCTTATAAAATACTAAAAGAAAATCACATCGATTTAATTATTAGTGATATTCTAATAGAAGACAAAAACGGAATAGAGTTTATTTCATTTTTAAAAAAACAGGGCTACAATATTCCTTTTATATTAACAACTGCCTATACAGAAACTGATTATCTGCTTGAAGCTATAAAACAAAAAGCATCAAACTATCTTGTAAAACCTGTAAAAATAAAAGAATTATTAGACAGCATGTATGAAGTACTTTTGCCAAAATATCAAAAAAAAGAACTTGAAAACTCAACTATATTATTTAAAATAGCTTCACTGATGTGTGAGAGCAAACAGTTAGAAGTTATTAAAGTGATAGTAAATGCATTGGACGAAGATTATACTTTTTCACTCTCTTACCCCGAAATAATGAAAAGAATAGATATAAGCAAACCTACCCTTATAAAAATTTTTAAAGAACTTCAGGATAAAAACATCATCACCAAATTGCCAAAAAGAAGATATAAATTAAATATGCACGCAATTAACCATCTTTTTTAG
- the yedF gene encoding sulfurtransferase-like selenium metabolism protein YedF, translated as MNKKIDCRNMACPQPVLETKKALESMDEGILEVLVNAVSSVQNVKRFAANQGLVAEEEKLDNGETIIRIVKGYECSIAPQEDDSDKFLDKVLFIKDDKVGEGELGHILMEGFLKTTLEFNKLPEIIVCVNRGVFLTSKNEKTIEILKEFEKRGVKIYSCGVCMNYYKIPPEELKVGEIGNAYDTMDFLLHKNTISL; from the coding sequence ATGAATAAAAAAATAGATTGCAGAAATATGGCATGTCCACAACCGGTACTTGAAACAAAAAAAGCATTGGAAAGTATGGATGAAGGAATTTTAGAAGTTTTGGTAAATGCTGTATCATCTGTTCAAAATGTTAAAAGATTTGCAGCAAATCAGGGGCTTGTGGCAGAAGAAGAAAAACTTGACAACGGTGAAACCATAATCAGAATTGTAAAAGGATATGAGTGCAGCATCGCCCCACAAGAAGATGATAGCGACAAATTCTTAGATAAAGTTCTGTTCATAAAAGATGATAAAGTAGGAGAAGGTGAGCTTGGTCATATATTGATGGAGGGATTTTTAAAAACCACACTTGAATTTAATAAACTTCCGGAAATTATAGTATGTGTAAACAGAGGTGTGTTTTTAACTTCAAAAAATGAAAAAACAATAGAAATTCTAAAAGAATTTGAAAAAAGGGGTGTAAAAATCTATTCCTGCGGCGTATGTATGAATTATTACAAAATTCCGCCTGAAGAACTTAAAGTCGGAGAAATTGGAAACGCATACGATACAATGGACTTTTTACTTCACAAAAATACAATAAGTTTATAG
- a CDS encoding ABC transporter ATP-binding protein — MNKNLLEIKDLWVNINDKPILKGINLSIAKGESHVIFGRNGSGKSTLLGSIIGLPHLKIVKGDILFKGKSILNLPMYERIKMGIGIIFQRPPTIKGVKLEKLLQIINRSKENIQNIAKELKLHELLKRDVNDGFSGGEIKASEIMQLFLQNPDLLLLDEPDAGVDADNIKIISNYINKLLQADLPKERREKSAIIIVHSGIILEYVNIDIGHVMVDGKLTPPANPYEILDMIKKFGYKKCYEYFSKGKKNGE, encoded by the coding sequence ATGAATAAAAATTTATTGGAAATTAAAGATTTATGGGTAAATATAAATGATAAACCAATCCTTAAAGGAATAAATTTATCTATAGCCAAAGGAGAATCACATGTAATATTTGGTAGGAACGGTTCTGGTAAGTCCACACTTTTAGGAAGTATAATAGGGCTTCCTCATCTTAAAATAGTAAAAGGAGATATCCTTTTTAAAGGAAAATCTATATTAAATCTGCCTATGTATGAAAGAATAAAAATGGGCATAGGAATAATTTTTCAGCGTCCTCCTACAATAAAAGGGGTAAAATTAGAAAAACTTCTGCAAATTATAAATAGATCTAAAGAAAATATACAAAATATCGCTAAAGAACTTAAATTACATGAACTCTTAAAAAGAGATGTAAATGACGGATTTTCCGGAGGGGAAATAAAAGCTTCCGAAATTATGCAGTTATTTTTGCAAAATCCTGATTTGCTGCTGTTGGATGAGCCAGATGCGGGAGTTGATGCAGATAATATAAAAATTATTTCAAATTATATAAATAAATTATTACAAGCAGATTTGCCAAAAGAGAGAAGAGAAAAATCGGCAATAATAATAGTTCACAGTGGAATTATTTTGGAGTATGTAAATATAGATATCGGACATGTAATGGTTGATGGAAAACTTACCCCACCTGCCAATCCTTATGAGATTTTAGACATGATAAAAAAATTTGGCTATAAAAAATGCTATGAATATTTCAGTAAAGGTAAAAAAAATGGAGAATGA
- a CDS encoding SufD family Fe-S cluster assembly protein — MENEKILSSVGFECSDNKRSGSFLVVDEDIAKMKNLNKKLEIMPLSEAVEKYPWLKNHLKSVSKNLLGYFIRVLPDSEIDYPIQTGFYMEKNKQQIIHNVLVAEPNSKVHLISGCVSSVNGEKHVGINHYFIKKNASLTLTKIHNWPDVITSFSKDNVVVGENATFISNYVGLTLGKKNKSNLVINIGKNGVAVINSIVYAKENNTLYINDKIFLNEEGARADILSRTISNGGKCFVKECISGRGKNTKGHIECDGLLLNNNGIIYSMPALEAMHSQTDLSHEAAVGKISEEELIYLMSKGIDEESAKTLIIQGFLENKIQDLPMDLQKSVENLIQRISTEGAI, encoded by the coding sequence ATGGAGAATGAAAAAATTCTCTCTTCAGTAGGATTTGAGTGTTCTGACAATAAACGTTCAGGTTCTTTTCTTGTTGTTGATGAGGATATTGCCAAAATGAAAAATTTGAATAAAAAACTAGAAATTATGCCTTTAAGCGAGGCTGTTGAAAAATATCCGTGGTTAAAAAATCATTTAAAATCTGTTTCTAAAAATTTATTGGGATATTTTATAAGAGTATTGCCTGATAGCGAGATAGATTATCCTATTCAAACGGGATTTTATATGGAAAAAAATAAACAGCAGATTATTCATAATGTTTTGGTAGCAGAACCAAACAGTAAGGTTCATTTAATATCTGGCTGTGTATCTTCTGTAAACGGAGAAAAACATGTTGGAATTAATCATTATTTTATTAAAAAAAACGCATCGCTTACCCTTACTAAAATTCATAATTGGCCGGATGTTATTACTTCGTTTTCAAAAGATAATGTAGTGGTAGGAGAAAATGCAACTTTTATTTCAAATTATGTAGGCTTGACTTTAGGTAAAAAGAATAAATCTAATTTAGTTATTAATATTGGAAAAAACGGTGTAGCTGTAATAAATTCGATTGTTTATGCAAAAGAGAATAATACTTTATATATAAATGATAAAATATTCTTAAATGAAGAAGGTGCAAGGGCTGATATTTTAAGCAGAACTATTTCTAACGGCGGAAAATGTTTTGTTAAAGAATGTATTTCAGGGCGCGGTAAAAATACAAAAGGGCATATTGAATGTGACGGTCTTTTGCTTAATAACAACGGAATAATATATTCAATGCCGGCTTTAGAGGCTATGCATTCACAGACAGATTTGTCCCATGAAGCGGCTGTGGGAAAAATATCTGAAGAAGAATTGATTTATTTAATGTCTAAGGGAATAGATGAAGAAAGTGCAAAAACTCTTATAATTCAAGGCTTTTTGGAAAATAAAATCCAGGATTTACCAATGGATTTACAAAAATCTGTTGAAAATTTAATACAAAGAATTTCTACTGAAGGCGCTATATAA
- the fdhD gene encoding formate dehydrogenase accessory sulfurtransferase FdhD: MDATYNFEITKIKGDKKFRFNDTLIREIRLDIYVNNEKIVSMMATPVDQEALAIGYLISEGIIKNVNDIDDLKLKEDGLIVDIKAKINEDKAKKLNEEGIIVSGCGKSISANLDIDPEKIDAAKIESDFKIKASEISKQMDEFYKSCPLYEKTGCVHTARIYFDEKNYFDAEDIAQHSTIDKAVGKALINGFNPQNGIMMVSGRLSSEMVVKAVMHKIPILISRTATTCLGLKIADKFNLTLVGFARGDKMNVYTHDERVIV, translated from the coding sequence ATGGATGCTACATATAATTTTGAAATTACAAAAATTAAGGGTGATAAAAAATTTAGATTCAATGATACCTTAATTAGGGAAATAAGACTCGATATTTATGTAAATAATGAAAAAATTGTCTCAATGATGGCAACCCCTGTTGACCAGGAAGCCTTGGCAATAGGATATCTGATAAGCGAAGGGATTATAAAAAATGTTAATGATATAGATGATTTGAAATTAAAAGAAGATGGACTTATAGTTGATATAAAAGCAAAAATAAATGAAGATAAGGCTAAAAAACTAAATGAAGAGGGTATAATTGTCAGCGGATGCGGAAAAAGCATCAGCGCAAACCTGGATATAGACCCGGAAAAAATAGATGCTGCAAAAATAGAGAGTGATTTTAAGATTAAAGCCAGTGAAATTTCAAAACAGATGGATGAGTTTTATAAATCATGTCCTTTGTATGAAAAAACAGGATGTGTGCATACCGCAAGGATCTATTTTGATGAAAAGAATTATTTTGATGCGGAAGATATAGCCCAGCATTCCACCATTGATAAAGCGGTTGGAAAAGCTCTGATAAACGGATTTAATCCTCAAAATGGTATAATGATGGTTAGTGGGAGGCTTAGTAGTGAAATGGTTGTAAAAGCCGTTATGCATAAAATTCCGATTTTAATTTCAAGGACTGCTACTACGTGTCTCGGGCTTAAAATTGCTGATAAATTTAATTTGACACTTGTGGGTTTTGCTAGGGGTGATAAAATGAATGTTTATACCCATGATGAGAGAGTGATTGTTTAA
- a CDS encoding ABC transporter substrate-binding protein, giving the protein MKKLLILFLFLIISLIYIINKHPKEYVISSSLPLSGIMENMGENIKYGTLAYLKNHHSKEKIKFIFKDDKYEPDLMKANIIKLYNKSFLFYGLTGTPTVKEILPFVNEHSIFIFAPFTGAEFLRKNKNIINFRASYKDEISTIVNYLLKKHIKNISLLYQNDDYGNEIYLHLYNKLKEKNLTLSSIGTYERNTYLIDSALNSISASKPQVIILGSTAEIAAKFITKYRKIDKNTFFVTISFANPDKLITLIQNKKNILFSEVVPYYNSSIPEAKNYLKDLKKLNINIKPTFYGFESYLATKILINALNKLNFPYTTNHLKKIIINTPENFLKGLTINFKNNQLLNKTYLYKFENNTFKEIK; this is encoded by the coding sequence TTGAAAAAATTATTAATTCTTTTTTTATTTTTGATAATTTCATTAATTTATATTATTAATAAACATCCAAAAGAGTATGTAATATCATCTTCACTGCCTCTTAGCGGTATCATGGAAAATATGGGAGAAAACATAAAATATGGAACTCTAGCATATTTAAAAAACCACCATAGTAAAGAAAAAATAAAATTTATTTTTAAAGATGACAAATACGAGCCTGATTTAATGAAAGCAAATATTATAAAACTTTATAATAAATCATTTTTATTTTACGGTTTGACAGGAACACCAACGGTAAAAGAAATTTTACCTTTTGTGAATGAGCATTCAATTTTTATCTTTGCACCTTTTACCGGAGCTGAATTTCTAAGAAAAAATAAAAACATTATTAATTTCAGGGCTTCATATAAAGATGAAATTTCAACAATTGTAAATTATCTGTTAAAAAAACACATTAAAAACATTTCACTTTTATATCAAAATGATGATTATGGAAATGAAATATACCTGCATTTATATAATAAATTAAAAGAAAAAAATTTAACCCTCTCCAGTATAGGCACATACGAAAGAAACACCTATTTAATAGATTCTGCCCTAAATTCTATATCTGCATCAAAACCTCAGGTTATAATACTTGGCTCTACCGCGGAAATTGCTGCTAAATTTATTACAAAATACAGAAAAATAGACAAAAACACATTTTTCGTTACAATATCATTTGCTAATCCGGATAAACTCATTACGCTGATTCAAAATAAAAAAAATATTCTTTTCTCAGAAGTTGTACCTTATTATAACAGCAGTATACCCGAAGCTAAAAATTATTTAAAAGATTTAAAAAAATTAAATATTAATATCAAACCCACATTTTACGGATTTGAATCGTATCTTGCAACAAAAATTTTAATTAATGCATTAAATAAATTAAATTTTCCATATACGACAAACCATTTAAAAAAAATAATTATAAATACACCTGAAAATTTTTTAAAAGGGTTAACAATAAATTTTAAAAATAACCAATTATTAAATAAAACATACTTATATAAATTTGAAAACAATACTTTCAAAGAGATAAAATGA
- a CDS encoding double-cubane-cluster-containing anaerobic reductase, with the protein MSKDYTPLYQELGMDIEKHNELLAALGEIYPEFYLKQENRPKAMEYFDYVMSEIHGKRIEELMEKKKEGKPLVGTFCIFVPEEIIVGADGACYGLCGGAEFSIADAERDLPRNICPLIKSAYGFKVQRTCPYTQASDFIYGETSCEAKKKTWEILNEIHPTHVMHIPQMKREKEKELWKSEIYDFKKHIESIIGRELTFEELKKGIEIINKKREAMQRLDKLRGMYPDVVPISGKDGLLINQISFYDDPERFTQKVNELCDELEERIKNKVSVVPKDTPRIMVIGTPMAPPNWKLHHIVETTGGVIINEEACIGHRYYKDNIDTQWAENVDDLMERMLERYMKIDCACFTPNEGRIDKIIKMYKEREADGIIYYSLSFCHTYNVESKKVIDRLQAENIPILRIESDYSMEDMGQIKTRVEAFLESISFKKNVKFKGF; encoded by the coding sequence ATGTCTAAAGATTACACACCTTTATATCAAGAATTAGGTATGGATATAGAAAAACATAATGAATTATTGGCTGCACTTGGTGAAATATATCCCGAATTTTATTTAAAACAGGAAAACAGACCAAAAGCAATGGAATATTTTGATTATGTAATGAGTGAAATACACGGTAAAAGAATAGAAGAGCTTATGGAAAAGAAAAAAGAAGGAAAACCTTTAGTTGGAACTTTTTGTATTTTTGTACCAGAAGAGATAATTGTCGGGGCTGACGGTGCTTGTTATGGTTTATGCGGCGGGGCTGAATTTTCAATTGCAGATGCCGAAAGGGATTTACCAAGAAACATATGTCCTTTAATCAAATCCGCTTACGGGTTTAAAGTCCAAAGAACATGCCCTTATACACAGGCTTCAGATTTTATCTACGGTGAAACAAGCTGCGAGGCAAAGAAAAAAACGTGGGAAATTTTAAATGAAATCCATCCAACCCATGTAATGCATATTCCTCAAATGAAAAGGGAAAAAGAAAAAGAACTATGGAAAAGCGAAATATATGATTTTAAAAAACACATAGAATCAATAATAGGAAGAGAACTGACATTTGAAGAACTTAAAAAAGGAATTGAAATTATCAATAAAAAAAGAGAGGCAATGCAGCGTCTTGACAAACTCAGAGGAATGTATCCTGATGTAGTGCCAATCAGCGGAAAAGACGGACTTTTAATTAATCAAATCTCTTTTTATGACGACCCAGAAAGATTTACGCAAAAAGTTAACGAACTATGTGATGAACTTGAAGAGAGAATAAAAAATAAAGTCTCTGTAGTACCAAAAGACACTCCAAGAATTATGGTAATAGGTACGCCTATGGCGCCTCCAAACTGGAAACTTCACCATATAGTCGAAACAACAGGAGGCGTTATTATAAACGAAGAAGCATGTATCGGTCACAGATACTATAAAGACAATATAGATACACAATGGGCTGAAAATGTTGATGATTTAATGGAAAGAATGCTTGAGAGATACATGAAAATAGACTGTGCATGTTTTACACCGAATGAGGGGAGAATAGACAAAATTATCAAAATGTACAAAGAAAGAGAAGCAGACGGAATCATTTATTATTCACTCTCTTTCTGTCATACATATAATGTTGAATCAAAAAAAGTAATAGACAGACTCCAGGCTGAAAATATACCGATTTTAAGAATTGAATCAGATTATTCAATGGAAGATATGGGCCAGATTAAAACAAGGGTTGAAGCATTTTTAGAAAGCATTTCATTTAAAAAGAATGTGAAATTTAAAGGATTTTAA